A part of Thermococcus sp. LS1 genomic DNA contains:
- a CDS encoding ABC transporter permease, which produces MRFREYIVYRLVLAVFVIIGVVTVVFFVSRIIPSDPAALWVGAHPTPEAIERAREQLHLNDPVVKQFAYYLWSLLHGDLGVSIRTHNPVAVDLKSAFTATFELILAAEFIAIVIAIPLGVYSAVKKDSWVDNFGRVFAISGVSLPAFWFGIVLQLIFFKHLGILPLAGRVDTVVMLEHPLHVITGFYLLDSLLTWNIPVFVDALKHLILPALTLAMYPIGLITRQVRSMMIEVLNENYIRTAWAYGLPSKKIYFEYALKNAIAPALITVGLSFAYTLVGAFLVELIFNWPGLGRYAAYAILSMDYPAVLGVTIITATAYVFINLIVDLIQVKLDPRIRL; this is translated from the coding sequence ATGAGGTTCAGGGAGTACATCGTATACAGGCTTGTGTTGGCAGTGTTTGTTATTATTGGTGTTGTAACCGTCGTGTTTTTTGTATCCAGGATAATTCCATCCGACCCTGCGGCCCTGTGGGTCGGTGCTCATCCAACCCCGGAGGCCATCGAGAGGGCGAGGGAGCAGCTTCATCTCAACGATCCCGTGGTCAAGCAGTTTGCTTACTATCTGTGGTCTCTCCTTCACGGCGACCTTGGGGTCTCAATAAGAACCCACAACCCCGTTGCGGTGGATTTAAAATCCGCCTTTACGGCCACGTTTGAGCTGATACTTGCCGCGGAGTTCATAGCAATAGTTATCGCCATCCCATTAGGCGTTTATTCCGCCGTCAAAAAGGATTCGTGGGTTGACAATTTCGGCAGGGTCTTTGCAATAAGCGGCGTTTCACTGCCCGCTTTCTGGTTTGGAATCGTGCTCCAGCTTATATTCTTTAAGCATCTTGGAATACTCCCGTTAGCGGGCAGGGTTGACACGGTTGTCATGTTAGAGCATCCTCTTCACGTAATAACTGGATTCTACCTCCTCGACTCCCTGCTGACGTGGAACATTCCGGTCTTCGTTGATGCGCTTAAGCATCTAATACTGCCTGCCCTAACTCTCGCCATGTATCCCATCGGCCTGATAACCCGGCAGGTACGGTCGATGATGATAGAAGTCCTAAACGAGAACTACATCCGCACCGCGTGGGCCTACGGCCTTCCCTCAAAGAAGATATACTTCGAGTATGCTCTGAAGAACGCCATAGCCCCGGCGCTGATAACGGTGGGCCTTTCGTTTGCCTACACCCTCGTCGGGGCTTTCCTGGTCGAGCTGATATTCAACTGGCCCGGTCTCGGCAGGTACGCGGCCTATGCGATCCTGAGCATGGATTATCCTGCGGTTCTTGGAGTCACGATAATCACGGCCACGGCTTACGTGTTCATCAACCTGATAGTTGACCTAATCCAGGTCAAACTTGACCCGAGGATAAGGCTGTGA
- the fbp gene encoding fructose-1,6-bisphosphate aldolase/phosphatase, translating to MAIGEKITISVIKADIGGWPGHSRVHPQLIETAEEVLAKAKEEGTIIDFYVAYAGDDLQLIMTHKKGVDSPDIHGLAWKAFEEATEVAKELGLYGAGQDLLKDAFSGNIRGMGPGVAEMEITLRKSEPIVTFHMDKTEPGAFNLPIFRMFADPFNTAGLVIDPSMHMGFRFEVWDIKEHKRVILNTPEEVYDLLALIGAKSRYVIKRVYPKEGHKISKDEPVAVISTEKLYEIAGEYVGKDDPVAIVRAQSGLPALGEVLEPFAFPHLVSGWMRGSHNGPIMPVPMHQANPTRFDGPPRVVALGWQISPEGKLVGPVDLFDDPAFDYARQKALEVTEYIRRHGPFEPHRLPLEDMEYTTLPGVLKKLEERFEDIE from the coding sequence ATGGCCATTGGAGAGAAAATAACGATCAGTGTTATAAAGGCCGACATAGGCGGCTGGCCCGGACATTCCAGAGTCCACCCTCAGCTCATCGAGACGGCTGAGGAAGTTCTGGCGAAGGCAAAGGAAGAAGGCACGATAATCGACTTCTACGTGGCTTACGCTGGTGATGATCTGCAGCTCATCATGACTCACAAGAAGGGTGTTGACAGCCCGGATATACACGGACTCGCATGGAAGGCTTTCGAGGAGGCCACCGAGGTCGCCAAGGAGCTCGGCCTCTATGGTGCCGGCCAGGACCTTCTCAAGGACGCTTTCAGCGGTAACATCAGAGGAATGGGCCCAGGAGTCGCCGAGATGGAGATTACGCTTAGGAAGAGCGAGCCGATAGTTACATTCCACATGGACAAGACCGAGCCCGGTGCGTTTAACCTGCCGATATTCAGGATGTTTGCAGACCCGTTCAACACCGCTGGCCTCGTCATAGACCCCAGCATGCACATGGGCTTCAGGTTTGAAGTCTGGGACATTAAGGAGCACAAGCGCGTTATCCTTAACACTCCAGAGGAAGTTTACGACCTCTTAGCTCTCATCGGCGCCAAGAGCCGCTACGTCATCAAGAGGGTCTACCCGAAAGAGGGGCACAAGATAAGCAAGGACGAACCGGTAGCTGTTATCAGCACGGAGAAGCTCTACGAGATAGCCGGCGAGTACGTCGGCAAGGATGACCCAGTTGCCATTGTCAGGGCCCAGAGCGGACTTCCGGCCCTTGGAGAAGTCCTCGAGCCCTTCGCCTTCCCGCACCTCGTCAGCGGCTGGATGCGCGGAAGCCACAACGGACCGATAATGCCGGTTCCAATGCACCAGGCCAACCCGACCAGGTTCGACGGTCCACCGAGGGTCGTTGCCCTCGGCTGGCAGATAAGCCCAGAAGGAAAGCTCGTCGGCCCGGTTGACCTCTTCGACGACCCGGCCTTCGACTACGCCAGACAAAAGGCTCTCGAGGTAACCGAGTACATACGCAGGCACGGACCTTTCGAGCCTCACAGGTTGCCGCTCGAGGACATGGAGTACACTACCCTTCCAGGCGTCCTCAAGAAGCTCGAGGAGCGCTTTGAGGACATTGAGTGA
- a CDS encoding ABC transporter substrate-binding protein: MKKELALFMLVITVMGVVASGCLSGQESTSTSTASGESSTSEKTTNVVIYGYGSEMITLDPSTEFSNSIVVLANVYECLVKYTPNGLEPWLATSWESNENGTIWTFHLREGVKFHTGNTMTAEDVKWSIERTLRMGLGPAFIWDPIEKMEVVNDYTIKFYLKYPANLPLIASSAYGAYIMDSKYLSTIGDDNAIADWLNQGQDAGTGPYTIVKDKYDPKTEIVLEKFSDYWGGWSNDQFDIAVIKIVPDASLREQMVTSGEIQITRDLPLDDLPKLQENPNVKVDQTASYQELYAFFNTKKEPLNNKLVRQALSYAVPYKDIVDYVLHGYGEVAKGPIPKGMLGHFEDLNMYTYDIDKAKQLLAQAGYPNGGFKLVLTYTQGDQAEAKVAEIIKAEWKKLGVEVEIRPMNWEQQWALAKSDPSKAQDVLMMYWWPTYPTPYDFLFNMFHCEEEINFNLCYYCNGEFDKAIDEAATLEGINQDKAAQLYRKAEEILMEDAPAIFFYNPDDVYVYHKSIAGFKDNPGYPQVVFFYDLHKA, translated from the coding sequence GTGAAAAAGGAACTTGCCCTGTTTATGCTGGTCATCACCGTTATGGGTGTGGTGGCCAGTGGATGCTTGAGTGGGCAGGAGAGCACTTCTACAAGCACTGCTTCCGGTGAGAGTTCCACATCGGAGAAAACAACAAACGTCGTGATCTACGGATACGGAAGCGAGATGATAACTCTCGACCCAAGCACGGAGTTTTCCAATTCCATAGTAGTCCTTGCGAACGTTTATGAGTGCCTTGTTAAGTACACCCCCAACGGGCTGGAGCCATGGCTCGCCACCTCATGGGAGAGCAACGAGAATGGAACTATTTGGACTTTCCATCTAAGGGAGGGTGTCAAATTCCACACCGGCAACACAATGACGGCAGAGGACGTTAAATGGTCCATTGAGAGAACCCTCAGAATGGGTCTGGGACCGGCGTTCATATGGGATCCCATTGAAAAAATGGAAGTTGTGAACGACTACACTATAAAGTTCTACCTAAAATACCCGGCGAACCTCCCGTTAATAGCCTCCTCAGCCTACGGTGCTTACATAATGGATAGCAAGTATCTTTCGACCATTGGGGACGATAACGCAATAGCCGATTGGCTCAACCAGGGACAAGACGCTGGAACGGGGCCATACACGATAGTAAAAGACAAATATGATCCAAAGACGGAAATAGTCCTTGAGAAATTCAGTGACTACTGGGGCGGCTGGAGCAACGACCAGTTCGATATTGCGGTGATAAAGATAGTGCCGGATGCCTCCCTGAGGGAGCAGATGGTGACGAGCGGGGAAATCCAGATAACGAGGGATCTGCCACTCGATGACCTCCCGAAGCTCCAGGAGAATCCAAACGTTAAAGTCGACCAGACAGCATCCTATCAGGAACTCTATGCCTTTTTCAACACTAAGAAGGAGCCGCTGAATAACAAACTGGTGAGACAGGCCCTCAGCTACGCTGTTCCCTACAAGGACATCGTTGATTACGTCCTCCATGGTTACGGTGAGGTTGCCAAAGGCCCGATTCCAAAGGGCATGTTGGGTCACTTTGAAGACCTGAACATGTACACCTACGACATTGACAAGGCGAAGCAGTTGTTGGCCCAAGCAGGGTATCCCAATGGTGGATTCAAACTCGTGCTGACGTATACTCAGGGTGACCAGGCAGAGGCAAAAGTTGCTGAGATAATAAAGGCCGAGTGGAAAAAGCTCGGTGTTGAGGTTGAGATAAGGCCGATGAATTGGGAGCAGCAATGGGCCCTCGCAAAGAGTGACCCATCAAAGGCCCAAGACGTGCTCATGATGTACTGGTGGCCAACATACCCGACGCCCTATGACTTCCTCTTCAACATGTTCCACTGTGAGGAGGAAATCAACTTTAACCTCTGCTACTACTGCAATGGCGAGTTTGACAAGGCCATTGACGAGGCGGCTACGCTGGAAGGTATCAACCAGGATAAGGCCGCCCAGCTCTACAGGAAGGCTGAAGAGATACTGATGGAAGACGCTCCGGCAATATTCTTCTATAACCCGGATGATGTTTACGTCTACCACAAGAGCATCGCAGGGTTCAAGGATAACCCAGGCTATCCGCAGGTGGTTTTCTTCTATGACCTGCACAAGGCGTGA
- a CDS encoding DMT family transporter produces the protein MSKKHAIGAVLLWSTVASAFKLSLGYLTPLQLLFYASLTSLLVFGVLYAKDFAPRRENLRSAYLGLINPLIYYTVLFSAYDRLPAQEAQALNYTWPLMLVVLSIPLLGKRPSVRAIAGLFLGFLGALVVATKGNLAELNFTDPVGVTLGLGSAVIWASYWILNLRDERPLVEKMFWNFLFGFIYVATAAFLTGSFALPEPKALAGAIYVGLFEMGVTFLLWYRAVENDMAFASNLAYLVPFLSLVFISVVVGESIAPSTVVGLAMIVGGIIIGRE, from the coding sequence ATGTCTAAAAAGCACGCGATCGGAGCCGTTCTCCTCTGGTCAACGGTTGCATCTGCCTTCAAGCTCTCGCTCGGGTATCTAACTCCACTTCAGCTGCTCTTCTATGCCTCGCTAACTTCATTGCTCGTCTTTGGCGTTCTCTACGCCAAAGATTTCGCACCGAGAAGGGAAAACCTTCGTTCGGCCTATCTCGGGCTGATTAATCCGCTTATCTACTACACGGTACTCTTCTCGGCCTACGACCGCCTGCCGGCCCAAGAGGCACAGGCCCTGAACTACACCTGGCCGCTGATGCTGGTTGTCCTCTCTATCCCCCTCCTCGGAAAGAGACCCAGTGTTAGGGCAATAGCTGGCTTGTTCCTCGGCTTCCTCGGGGCCCTCGTCGTTGCAACGAAAGGGAACCTGGCCGAACTGAACTTTACAGACCCAGTCGGTGTTACATTAGGCCTCGGGAGCGCTGTGATATGGGCATCTTACTGGATACTGAACCTCCGCGACGAGAGACCCCTGGTTGAGAAGATGTTCTGGAACTTCCTTTTCGGCTTCATCTATGTAGCGACCGCAGCTTTCCTCACCGGAAGCTTCGCCCTCCCAGAACCAAAGGCTCTGGCCGGGGCTATTTACGTCGGCCTCTTCGAGATGGGTGTGACCTTCCTGCTCTGGTACAGAGCCGTGGAGAACGACATGGCCTTTGCCTCAAACTTGGCCTACCTCGTCCCCTTCCTCTCGTTAGTCTTCATATCGGTGGTCGTGGGCGAGAGCATAGCTCCGTCAACGGTTGTGGGACTGGCGATGATAGTTGGCGGAATCATTATTGGAAGGGAATAG
- a CDS encoding NAD(P)/FAD-dependent oxidoreductase — protein sequence MRSVVIGSGIGGLLTASFLAKNGYEVTVLEKAPYIGGRCTNLNYKGFGLSTGAFHMIPHGEDGPLAHLLKLLGADVQIVNSNPKGVIFYEGRTFHYREGWKYLSLTEKAKATKLLLDIKREKLPRGEEAEMSGREWIRERVGDNEFVDLFIKSFLGWADSVLDVPAIELAKEIKAALRWGGPGLVKGGCKSIPEALSAIIRMNGGRILTKKKAVEVDHEAKKVITADNEELTYDVLISNVGIKETVSLIGRDAFDRDYLKRVDELKPSEGIKYNITLKGGPRIGNTVVFTLDTERINGYNEPSSISPELAKEGYTLIMLHHALQSRNVKAEQKKGINDIYRIFPDIDNEGEILLIQTYLDGNPVNRVASGQLVEDFPIRDIYVVGDAYKMPGGIEVDGIALGVMRVLEKLGLGSFSEWYL from the coding sequence ATGAGGTCAGTGGTTATAGGCTCTGGAATCGGCGGACTGCTAACCGCATCATTCCTGGCTAAAAACGGCTACGAAGTTACTGTTCTTGAAAAAGCACCCTACATCGGGGGAAGATGCACAAACCTAAACTACAAGGGCTTTGGCCTCTCAACCGGAGCGTTCCACATGATACCCCACGGCGAAGATGGCCCTCTGGCCCATCTCCTTAAGCTCCTCGGTGCAGATGTTCAAATCGTGAACTCCAATCCCAAGGGCGTGATTTTCTATGAGGGTAGGACCTTTCACTACCGTGAGGGCTGGAAATACCTTAGCCTCACTGAGAAGGCTAAAGCAACAAAGCTCCTGCTTGACATCAAGCGCGAAAAGCTGCCTCGGGGAGAAGAAGCCGAGATGAGCGGCCGCGAGTGGATACGCGAAAGGGTTGGCGACAATGAGTTCGTTGACCTCTTCATCAAAAGCTTCCTCGGCTGGGCCGACAGCGTTCTGGACGTTCCAGCGATAGAGCTTGCCAAGGAGATAAAGGCCGCTTTGAGATGGGGCGGGCCTGGCTTAGTCAAGGGCGGCTGTAAGTCAATACCTGAGGCCCTCTCCGCGATAATCCGCATGAACGGCGGAAGGATACTCACAAAGAAGAAGGCGGTCGAGGTTGACCACGAGGCCAAGAAGGTAATCACCGCCGACAACGAAGAGCTTACCTACGACGTGCTCATCTCCAACGTCGGGATAAAGGAGACGGTAAGCCTCATCGGCAGGGATGCCTTCGATAGGGACTACCTCAAGCGTGTCGATGAATTAAAGCCCAGCGAGGGAATAAAGTACAACATTACCCTGAAGGGCGGGCCGAGGATAGGCAACACGGTGGTTTTCACCCTCGACACGGAAAGAATAAACGGCTACAACGAGCCGAGCTCGATAAGTCCAGAGCTCGCTAAAGAGGGCTACACCCTGATAATGCTCCACCACGCTTTGCAGAGCAGGAACGTGAAGGCCGAGCAGAAGAAGGGCATCAATGATATTTACAGGATATTCCCAGACATTGATAATGAGGGGGAAATTCTGCTGATTCAGACCTACCTCGACGGAAACCCCGTGAACCGCGTAGCGAGTGGCCAGCTCGTCGAAGACTTCCCGATAAGAGATATTTACGTCGTCGGCGACGCCTACAAGATGCCAGGCGGAATAGAGGTTGACGGCATAGCCCTGGGAGTCATGAGGGTTCTAGAAAAGCTCGGCCTCGGAAGCTTCTCTGAGTGGTATCTCTGA
- the gcvT gene encoding glycine cleavage system aminomethyltransferase GcvT, whose product MVKRVHIFDWHKENAKKVEEFAGWEMPIWYSSIKEEHLAVRNGVGIFDVSHMGEFIFRGKDALEFLQYVTTNDISRPPAISGTYTLVLNERGAVKDETLVFNMGNDTYMMVCDSDAFEKLEAWFNAIKRGIEKFGELDLEIENKTYDMAMFSIQGPKARDLAKDLFGIDINELWWFQAKEVELDGIKMLLSRSGYTGENGFEVYFEDANPYHPNPEKRGEPEKALHVWKTILEAGEKYGIKPAGLGARDTLRLEAGYTLYGNETKELQLLSTDIDEVTPLQANLDFAIFWDKEFIGKEALLKQRERGIPRKLVHFKMIDKGIPREGYKVYANGELIGEVTSGTSSPLLGIGIGIAFVKTEYAKPGVEIEVEIRGKPRKAVTVAPPFYDPKKYGAFREE is encoded by the coding sequence ATGGTCAAGAGGGTTCACATCTTCGACTGGCACAAGGAAAACGCGAAGAAGGTTGAAGAGTTCGCCGGCTGGGAGATGCCTATCTGGTACTCCAGCATAAAGGAGGAGCACCTCGCCGTCAGAAACGGCGTCGGTATCTTTGATGTCTCCCACATGGGAGAGTTCATCTTCCGCGGTAAGGACGCCCTTGAGTTCCTCCAGTACGTCACGACCAACGACATAAGCAGGCCGCCGGCGATAAGTGGAACCTACACGCTCGTCCTCAACGAGAGGGGAGCGGTGAAGGATGAAACTCTGGTCTTCAACATGGGAAATGACACCTACATGATGGTCTGTGACAGCGATGCATTCGAAAAGCTCGAGGCCTGGTTCAACGCGATAAAGCGCGGAATAGAGAAGTTCGGCGAGCTCGACCTTGAGATTGAGAACAAGACCTACGACATGGCGATGTTCTCCATTCAGGGACCGAAGGCCAGGGATTTGGCCAAGGATCTCTTTGGCATCGACATCAACGAGCTCTGGTGGTTCCAGGCCAAGGAAGTCGAGCTCGACGGTATAAAGATGCTCCTCTCCAGGAGCGGGTACACCGGCGAGAACGGCTTTGAGGTCTACTTCGAGGACGCCAACCCATACCACCCCAATCCAGAGAAGAGGGGCGAGCCCGAGAAGGCCCTCCACGTCTGGAAGACAATACTCGAAGCCGGCGAGAAATACGGCATTAAGCCTGCCGGACTCGGCGCCCGTGACACCCTCAGGCTTGAGGCTGGCTACACGCTTTACGGCAACGAGACCAAGGAGCTTCAGCTCCTCAGCACCGACATCGACGAGGTTACTCCACTCCAGGCAAACCTCGACTTCGCCATCTTCTGGGACAAGGAGTTCATCGGAAAGGAGGCTCTGCTCAAGCAGAGGGAGCGCGGCATTCCGAGGAAGCTCGTCCACTTCAAGATGATCGACAAGGGCATCCCAAGGGAGGGCTACAAGGTCTACGCCAACGGCGAGCTCATCGGCGAGGTTACGAGCGGAACCAGCTCACCGCTCCTCGGCATCGGAATAGGTATCGCCTTCGTTAAGACGGAGTACGCCAAACCTGGCGTCGAAATAGAGGTTGAGATAAGGGGCAAGCCCAGAAAAGCCGTAACCGTTGCTCCCCCGTTCTATGACCCCAAGAAGTACGGCGCCTTCAGGGAGGAGTGA
- the gor gene encoding glyceraldehyde-3-phosphate:ferredoxin oxidoreductase, translated as MKFTVLKLNLSENKVESEELEKEGIYGVIDYGIELHESLKTYELKPYDPENVVVMGMGPFAGSTLPGAHRLMFFFRSPLYGTLFPSAMGGAAYAFKNVGVDFVTFEGKAEKPVVVLLYNDGENVRVELHEIDVEKVIEIWRGYKDEEGVYALTQYLIDTFGEKFQDMEYRIAVVGPAALNTNYGAIFSQALRNGKRLVGSEDWAARGGSGSVLLRAHNVVGIIFGGKPKKKAFPKEDISNFKIAKTIVEGVHKKSYNEIISEKTTKYRFNPKLNTGGTFGGNYPAEGDFVPILNWQMPYIPKEERIRIHENIMKHYWEPFNEEAIKPKNWTTCGEPCPVVCKKHRRGHHVEYEPYEANGPLSGSISLRASDISVHAVDAMGFDAIEFGGTAAWILELVHRDLLKPEEVGLSGKPEFTKEALLERPVEASEVNAKLVAELAHRVAFAENELARIIGFGKRKASKILDEKFKDRLKYGESFRDYGVFVPLGENGEMTPTMYWAIGNYIPLPIQGRYWTFYQFGVFLEPEELASKIIASALWEFWYDNVGWCRFHRGWMKPVLKALFMDAYGENVDMEEHAKKQIKRLIEFAKKAGCEPVFWDSMRVIDLVAAGSEEFGNEHWAEKFKIDKVGTAKEYLEKVLNAYSEMLGVDWRL; from the coding sequence ATGAAGTTCACGGTTCTCAAGCTCAACCTAAGCGAAAATAAAGTTGAGAGCGAGGAGCTGGAAAAGGAAGGAATCTATGGAGTCATCGACTATGGAATCGAGCTCCACGAGAGCCTTAAAACCTATGAACTCAAGCCATATGATCCAGAAAATGTTGTCGTCATGGGAATGGGACCCTTTGCAGGCTCGACACTTCCCGGGGCTCACAGGCTGATGTTCTTCTTCCGCTCACCGCTCTATGGAACGCTCTTCCCCTCAGCCATGGGTGGAGCGGCCTACGCCTTCAAGAATGTCGGGGTTGACTTCGTCACCTTCGAAGGCAAAGCAGAGAAGCCCGTCGTGGTACTCCTCTACAACGACGGCGAAAACGTCAGAGTCGAGCTTCACGAGATCGATGTTGAGAAGGTCATCGAAATCTGGCGCGGCTACAAGGACGAAGAGGGTGTCTATGCTCTCACCCAGTATCTCATCGACACCTTCGGCGAGAAGTTTCAGGACATGGAGTACAGAATAGCAGTCGTCGGTCCAGCGGCCCTGAACACCAACTACGGCGCTATATTCTCTCAAGCGTTGAGGAACGGTAAGAGACTCGTTGGAAGCGAGGACTGGGCCGCCCGCGGCGGTTCCGGAAGCGTTCTCCTCAGGGCACACAACGTGGTCGGCATAATCTTCGGAGGAAAGCCAAAGAAGAAGGCCTTCCCAAAAGAAGACATCTCCAACTTCAAGATCGCCAAGACCATCGTTGAGGGCGTCCACAAGAAGTCATACAACGAGATTATCAGCGAGAAGACAACGAAGTACCGCTTTAATCCGAAGCTCAACACTGGTGGAACCTTCGGTGGAAACTATCCCGCGGAAGGCGACTTCGTCCCGATACTCAACTGGCAGATGCCGTACATACCGAAAGAGGAGCGCATAAGGATCCATGAAAACATCATGAAGCACTACTGGGAGCCCTTTAACGAGGAAGCCATCAAGCCTAAGAACTGGACGACCTGTGGTGAACCGTGCCCAGTGGTCTGTAAGAAGCACAGAAGGGGCCACCACGTCGAATACGAGCCCTACGAAGCCAACGGCCCGCTCAGCGGAAGCATAAGCCTGAGGGCAAGCGACATAAGCGTCCACGCCGTTGATGCCATGGGCTTCGACGCGATTGAGTTCGGCGGGACCGCAGCATGGATCCTTGAACTGGTTCACCGCGACCTGCTCAAGCCAGAGGAGGTCGGCCTCAGCGGAAAGCCCGAGTTCACCAAGGAGGCCCTTCTTGAGCGCCCGGTCGAGGCGAGTGAGGTCAATGCCAAGCTCGTGGCCGAGTTAGCGCACCGCGTTGCCTTTGCCGAAAACGAGTTAGCGAGGATAATTGGCTTCGGCAAGAGAAAGGCAAGCAAGATACTCGACGAGAAGTTCAAGGACAGGCTCAAGTACGGCGAGAGCTTCAGGGACTACGGCGTGTTCGTCCCGCTCGGCGAGAACGGTGAGATGACGCCGACGATGTACTGGGCCATAGGCAACTACATCCCGCTGCCGATTCAGGGAAGATACTGGACGTTCTATCAGTTCGGCGTCTTCCTTGAGCCTGAGGAGCTGGCGAGCAAGATAATAGCGAGCGCACTCTGGGAGTTCTGGTACGACAACGTCGGCTGGTGCCGCTTCCACAGGGGATGGATGAAGCCCGTCCTCAAGGCACTCTTCATGGACGCCTACGGAGAGAACGTTGACATGGAGGAACACGCGAAGAAGCAGATAAAGCGCCTTATTGAGTTCGCGAAGAAAGCCGGCTGTGAACCTGTCTTCTGGGACAGCATGCGCGTCATTGACCTCGTCGCTGCCGGCAGCGAGGAGTTCGGCAACGAACACTGGGCCGAGAAGTTCAAGATAGACAAAGTCGGAACGGCGAAAGAATACCTTGAAAAGGTGCTCAATGCGTACAGCGAGATGCTTGGAGTCGATTGGAGGCTCTAA